In one window of Caenimonas aquaedulcis DNA:
- the pheA gene encoding prephenate dehydratase: MARDLASLRVEIDAADRELLAILNRRAALANEVGELKRAEGSPVFRPEREAQVINGLQAANPGPLKAENVATIWREIMSACRALEAPQRVAYLGPVGTFSEQAAVQFFGSSIEHVPCVSFDEVFHAATAGTAQFGVVPVENNSEGVVTRSLDLLLNSPLHIVGEISLLIRHHLLRSSNSLEGIEVVLAHPQALAQCQGWLNKHLPKAERRAVSSNAEGARLAATNPAWAGIASERAGSEFGLHVAAHAIQDDAFNRTRFAVVCLPQVLQAPQASGRDCVSLVVSVPNKPGAVHDILVPLKRHGVSMTRFESRPARSGQWEYYFYIDVQGHPSQPHVAAALADLQSLCAFYKVLGTYPVSD, encoded by the coding sequence ATGGCGCGGGACCTCGCGAGCCTGCGCGTCGAGATCGACGCCGCCGACCGCGAACTGCTCGCCATCCTCAACCGACGCGCCGCGCTGGCCAACGAGGTGGGCGAGCTCAAGCGCGCCGAAGGCTCGCCCGTGTTCCGGCCCGAGCGCGAGGCGCAGGTCATCAACGGGTTGCAGGCTGCCAATCCGGGGCCCCTGAAGGCGGAAAACGTCGCGACCATCTGGCGCGAGATCATGTCCGCCTGCCGCGCGCTGGAAGCGCCGCAGCGCGTGGCCTACCTCGGGCCGGTCGGCACTTTCAGCGAACAGGCGGCCGTCCAGTTCTTCGGCTCCAGCATCGAGCACGTGCCTTGCGTGAGCTTCGACGAGGTGTTCCATGCGGCAACCGCGGGCACGGCGCAGTTCGGCGTGGTCCCGGTCGAAAACAACAGCGAAGGCGTGGTCACCCGCTCGCTCGACCTGCTGCTCAATTCGCCGCTGCACATCGTCGGGGAAATCAGCCTCCTCATCCGCCACCACCTGCTGCGCTCGTCGAATTCGCTCGAAGGCATCGAAGTCGTGCTCGCGCATCCGCAGGCGCTGGCGCAGTGCCAGGGCTGGCTCAACAAGCACCTGCCCAAGGCGGAGCGCCGCGCAGTCTCCAGCAATGCCGAAGGCGCGCGGCTCGCGGCGACGAACCCCGCCTGGGCCGGCATCGCGAGCGAGCGCGCCGGCAGCGAATTCGGGTTGCACGTCGCGGCCCACGCGATCCAGGACGACGCCTTCAACCGCACGCGCTTCGCCGTGGTGTGCCTGCCCCAGGTGCTGCAGGCGCCGCAGGCTTCGGGGCGCGACTGCGTGAGCCTGGTGGTGTCCGTGCCCAACAAGCCGGGCGCGGTGCACGACATCCTCGTGCCGCTCAAGCGACACGGCGTGTCCATGACGCGTTTCGAGTCGCGCCCCGCGCGCTCGGGCCAATGGGAATATTATTTCTACATCGACGTGCAGGGCCACCCGTCGCAGCCGCATGTCGCGGCGGCACTGGCGGACCTGCAATCGCTGTGTGCCTTCTACAAGGTGCTGGGCACCTACCCTGTGTCCGATTAG
- a CDS encoding prephenate dehydrogenase has translation MFEQLGLIGCGLMGGSFALAMKRAGLVKRVVGYSKSPSTTERARAMGVIDVEAPSALLAVSGADIVLLAVPVAATEATLKAIKHLVTKDMLIMDVGSTKRDVIDAGRRVLRDHIGSFVPCHPITGKEVSGVEHADPDLYAGRQIILTPIDRTNPAHVQKAVTLWERLGCNVLKMAPDAHDAAFAAVSHLPHLVAFALINGITAQDAGKEFLALAGPGFRDFTRIAASDSKMWRDIMLANRHELLEQSKIFRNTLEAMEAMIESGDGEALENLIEQASQARAHWRMASNVKK, from the coding sequence ATGTTCGAACAACTGGGATTGATCGGCTGCGGCCTGATGGGTGGGTCCTTCGCGCTCGCGATGAAGCGGGCGGGGCTCGTCAAGCGCGTCGTCGGCTACAGCAAGTCGCCCTCGACCACCGAACGCGCGCGCGCCATGGGCGTCATCGACGTGGAGGCGCCCTCCGCGCTGCTGGCCGTGTCCGGCGCGGACATCGTGCTCCTGGCGGTGCCCGTCGCGGCGACCGAGGCCACGCTCAAGGCGATCAAGCACCTGGTGACCAAGGACATGTTGATCATGGACGTCGGCTCGACCAAGCGCGACGTGATCGACGCCGGGCGCCGCGTGCTGCGCGACCACATCGGCTCCTTCGTGCCCTGCCACCCGATCACCGGCAAGGAAGTCTCGGGCGTCGAACACGCCGACCCCGACCTCTACGCCGGACGGCAGATCATCCTGACCCCGATCGACCGGACGAACCCCGCGCACGTGCAGAAAGCCGTGACGCTGTGGGAGCGGCTGGGCTGCAATGTGCTGAAGATGGCGCCGGACGCGCACGACGCCGCGTTCGCCGCCGTGAGCCACCTGCCCCACCTCGTGGCGTTCGCCCTCATCAACGGCATCACGGCGCAGGACGCCGGCAAGGAATTCCTCGCGCTCGCCGGGCCGGGGTTCCGCGATTTCACGCGCATCGCCGCGAGCGACTCCAAGATGTGGCGCGACATCATGCTCGCCAACCGGCACGAACTGCTCGAGCAGTCCAAGATCTTCCGCAACACGCTGGAGGCCATGGAGGCCATGATCGAAAGCGGCGACGGCGAAGCGCTGGAGAACCTGATCGAGCAGGCGAGCCAGGCCCGCGCGCACTGGCGCATGGCCAGCAACGTCAAGAAGTGA
- a CDS encoding bifunctional 3-phosphoshikimate 1-carboxyvinyltransferase/cytidylate kinase yields MYATAFLDIPPLDSAGGSVTLPGSKSISNRVLLLSALCAGTTLVQDLLDSDDTRVMLDALRLLGCGVKHSAADVEITGFGGKPPAAHARLFLGNAGTAMRPLAAALAVIGGDFELSGVARMHERPIGDLVDALRQLGCDIAYLGVDGYPPLRIGRPQLKLDAPIRVRGDVSSQFLTALLMALPLVAQRDIVIEVVGELISRPYIEITLNLLARFGIAVEREGWQRFTIPAGSRYQSPGSIHVEADASSASYFIALGAIAADASMPVTIHGVGEASIQGDIRFIEAARLMGAEVQGGPNHLEVSRGAWPLRAIDLDCNHIPDAAMTLAVMALFADGTTRLANIASWRVKETDRLAAMATELRKLGATVNEGADFLEVTPPARWQAASIHTYDDHRIAMCFSLAAFNPAGVRVTIEDPKCVAKTFPDYFEALFSVVRTAAPHIPVICVDGPTASGKGTLASQVAHALGYHYLDSGALYRIAAFAAIRAGLSLDAAHEHTIAKMAETLPVRFSGGHVFLAELDVTDAIRTEEAGMNASKVSALPSVRTALVALQHGFRRLPGLVADGRDMGTVIFPDAPLKVYLTASAAHRAERRHKQLISKGISTTIDSLRQDLEARDARDMNRATAPLKPAGDALLLDNSHQSVEESVAQVLRWWESRKQQTQ; encoded by the coding sequence ATGTACGCCACCGCATTCCTGGATATCCCCCCGCTGGACAGCGCGGGCGGCAGCGTCACGCTGCCCGGCTCCAAGAGCATCTCCAACCGGGTGCTGCTGCTGTCTGCCTTGTGCGCCGGCACGACCCTCGTGCAGGACCTCCTCGATTCCGACGACACGCGCGTGATGCTCGACGCCCTGCGCCTGCTCGGTTGCGGGGTGAAGCATTCGGCCGCCGATGTCGAGATCACCGGCTTCGGCGGCAAGCCTCCCGCCGCCCACGCCCGCCTCTTCCTCGGGAATGCCGGCACGGCGATGCGCCCCCTCGCCGCGGCGCTGGCCGTCATCGGCGGCGATTTCGAATTGAGCGGCGTCGCGCGCATGCACGAGCGGCCCATCGGGGACCTGGTCGATGCGCTGCGCCAGCTCGGTTGCGACATCGCCTACCTGGGCGTGGACGGCTATCCCCCGCTGCGCATCGGCCGTCCACAGCTGAAGCTCGACGCGCCGATCCGGGTGCGTGGGGACGTCTCCAGCCAGTTCCTCACCGCCCTTCTGATGGCACTGCCCCTGGTAGCGCAGCGCGATATCGTGATCGAAGTCGTCGGGGAGCTCATCTCCCGGCCGTACATCGAGATCACGCTGAACCTGCTCGCCCGCTTCGGCATCGCGGTCGAGCGCGAAGGCTGGCAGCGCTTCACGATCCCCGCGGGCTCGCGCTACCAGTCGCCTGGCAGCATCCACGTGGAGGCGGACGCCTCGTCGGCGAGCTATTTCATCGCGCTCGGCGCCATCGCGGCGGATGCGTCGATGCCCGTGACCATCCACGGCGTCGGCGAAGCCTCGATCCAGGGCGACATCCGGTTCATCGAGGCGGCGCGCCTGATGGGCGCCGAGGTCCAGGGCGGGCCCAATCACCTCGAGGTCAGCCGCGGAGCATGGCCCCTGCGGGCGATCGACCTGGACTGCAACCACATCCCCGACGCAGCCATGACGCTCGCGGTGATGGCGCTATTCGCGGACGGCACGACCCGCCTCGCCAACATCGCGAGCTGGCGGGTGAAGGAAACGGACCGACTGGCCGCGATGGCCACCGAACTGCGCAAGCTGGGCGCCACGGTGAACGAAGGTGCGGACTTCCTGGAGGTCACCCCGCCCGCGCGATGGCAGGCGGCGTCCATCCATACCTACGACGACCATCGCATCGCGATGTGCTTCTCGCTCGCGGCCTTCAACCCGGCTGGCGTCCGGGTGACGATCGAAGACCCGAAATGCGTCGCGAAGACCTTCCCGGACTACTTCGAAGCCCTTTTCTCCGTGGTCCGGACAGCGGCGCCGCACATCCCCGTGATCTGCGTCGACGGGCCCACCGCCTCCGGCAAGGGCACCCTCGCCTCGCAGGTCGCGCACGCGCTGGGCTACCACTACCTCGATTCCGGCGCGCTCTACCGGATCGCGGCTTTCGCGGCGATTCGGGCCGGCCTGTCGCTGGACGCCGCGCACGAACACACCATCGCGAAGATGGCCGAGACACTGCCGGTGCGCTTTTCCGGCGGACATGTTTTCCTGGCCGAGCTGGACGTCACGGACGCCATCCGGACCGAAGAGGCCGGCATGAACGCCTCCAAAGTGTCCGCCCTGCCCTCGGTGCGCACGGCCCTGGTCGCCCTGCAGCACGGCTTCCGGCGCCTGCCGGGGCTGGTGGCCGACGGCCGGGACATGGGCACGGTCATCTTCCCGGACGCCCCCCTGAAGGTCTACCTCACGGCCAGCGCAGCCCACCGAGCCGAGCGGCGCCATAAGCAGTTGATTTCAAAGGGGATTTCCACTACAATCGATAGTCTTCGCCAGGACCTGGAGGCGCGCGATGCCCGCGACATGAATCGCGCCACCGCCCCTTTGAAACCTGCCGGGGATGCGCTCCTTCTGGATAACTCCCATCAATCGGTTGAAGAATCGGTTGCCCAGGTTCTCCGATGGTGGGAGAGCAGGAAGCAGCAGACGCAGTAA
- the rpsA gene encoding 30S ribosomal protein S1 — protein MSESMESFASMFEESLQRSEMRTGEVITSEVIRIEHSFVVVNAGLKSEAYVPIDEFKNDKGEIEVQVGDFVSVAIDAIENGYGDTILSRDKAKRLASWMSLEKALESGEFVTGTTSGKVKGGLTVLVNGIRAFLPGSLIDTRPIKDLSPYENKTLEFKVIKLDRKRNNVVLSRRAVVEASMGEERAKLMETLKEGSVVRGVVKNITEYGAFVDLGGIDGLLHITDMAWRRVRHPSEVVQAGQEITAKILKFDTEKNRVSLGLKQMGDDPWMGVNRRYPQGTRMFGKITNIADYGAFVELEPGIEGLVHVSEMDWTNKNVAPSKIVSLGDEVEVMVLEIDEDKRRISLGMKQCKANPWQEFAQNTKRGDRVKGPIKSITDFGVFVGLAAGIDGLVHLSDLSWNEPGEQAVRNYKKGQEVDAIVLAVDVDRERISLGIKQLDGDPFATFTSVHDKGSVVSGKVKTVDPKGAEIDLGEDIIGYLRASEISRDRVEDARNVLKEGDEVSAVIVNIDRKTRNIQLSVKSKDMADEQGAMANLSQQSSRENAGTTSLGALLRAKLDNPKE, from the coding sequence ATGTCTGAATCCATGGAATCTTTTGCCTCGATGTTCGAGGAATCGCTGCAGCGCTCCGAAATGCGCACCGGCGAAGTCATCACCTCGGAAGTGATCCGCATCGAGCACAGCTTCGTCGTCGTGAACGCCGGCCTCAAGTCCGAAGCCTACGTCCCGATCGACGAATTCAAGAACGACAAGGGCGAAATCGAAGTCCAGGTCGGCGATTTCGTCTCGGTGGCCATCGACGCCATCGAAAACGGCTACGGCGACACCATCCTGTCGCGCGACAAGGCCAAGCGCCTCGCCTCGTGGATGAGCCTCGAGAAGGCCCTCGAGTCCGGCGAATTCGTCACCGGCACCACCAGCGGCAAGGTCAAGGGCGGCCTCACGGTGCTCGTGAACGGCATCCGTGCCTTCCTGCCCGGCTCGCTGATCGACACGCGTCCCATCAAGGACCTGTCCCCCTACGAAAACAAGACCCTGGAATTCAAGGTCATCAAGCTGGACCGCAAGCGCAACAACGTGGTGCTGAGCCGCCGCGCCGTCGTGGAAGCCTCCATGGGCGAAGAGCGCGCCAAGCTGATGGAAACGCTGAAGGAAGGCTCCGTCGTGCGCGGCGTCGTCAAGAACATCACCGAATACGGTGCGTTCGTGGACCTCGGCGGCATCGACGGCCTGCTGCACATCACCGACATGGCCTGGCGCCGTGTCCGCCACCCGAGCGAAGTCGTCCAGGCCGGCCAGGAAATCACCGCCAAGATCCTCAAGTTCGACACGGAAAAGAACCGCGTCTCGCTGGGCCTCAAGCAGATGGGCGACGACCCGTGGATGGGCGTCAACCGCCGCTACCCGCAGGGCACGCGCATGTTCGGCAAGATCACCAACATCGCCGACTACGGCGCGTTCGTGGAACTCGAGCCCGGCATCGAAGGCCTGGTGCACGTGTCCGAGATGGACTGGACCAACAAGAACGTCGCGCCTTCCAAGATCGTCTCCCTGGGCGACGAAGTCGAAGTCATGGTCCTGGAGATCGACGAAGACAAGCGCCGCATCAGCCTGGGCATGAAGCAGTGCAAGGCCAACCCGTGGCAGGAATTCGCGCAGAACACCAAGCGCGGCGACCGCGTCAAGGGCCCGATCAAGTCGATCACCGACTTCGGCGTGTTCGTGGGCCTGGCTGCCGGTATCGACGGCCTGGTGCACCTGTCCGACCTCTCGTGGAACGAGCCGGGCGAGCAGGCGGTGCGCAACTACAAGAAGGGCCAGGAAGTCGACGCGATCGTGCTGGCCGTGGACGTGGACCGCGAGCGCATCTCCCTGGGCATCAAGCAGCTGGACGGCGACCCGTTCGCGACGTTCACCTCGGTGCACGACAAGGGCTCGGTCGTCAGCGGCAAGGTCAAGACGGTGGACCCGAAGGGCGCCGAGATCGACCTGGGCGAAGACATCATCGGCTACCTGCGCGCCTCGGAAATCTCCCGCGACCGCGTGGAAGATGCCCGCAACGTGCTCAAGGAAGGCGACGAAGTGTCGGCCGTGATCGTGAACATCGATCGCAAGACGCGCAACATCCAGCTGTCCGTCAAGTCCAAGGACATGGCCGACGAGCAGGGCGCGATGGCCAACCTGAGCCAGCAGTCCTCGCGCGAGAACGCCGGCACGACCAGCCTGGGCGCGCTGCTGCGTGCCAAGCTGGACAACCCGAAGGAGTAA
- a CDS encoding integration host factor subunit beta, translated as MTRSDLVEELAARFGQLTHRDAEYAVKTILDAMSEALVRGHRIEIRGFGSFSINRRPPRMGRNPRSGESVHIPEKRVPHFKPGKALREAVDERTAQLEGKKT; from the coding sequence ATGACCCGAAGTGATCTCGTCGAAGAACTGGCCGCCCGTTTCGGCCAGCTCACGCACCGCGACGCCGAATATGCCGTCAAGACCATTCTTGACGCGATGAGCGAAGCGCTGGTGCGGGGCCACCGGATCGAGATCCGGGGCTTCGGCAGCTTCTCGATCAACCGCCGCCCGCCGCGCATGGGCCGCAACCCACGCAGCGGCGAGAGCGTGCATATTCCTGAAAAGCGCGTCCCCCACTTCAAGCCGGGAAAGGCCCTTCGCGAAGCGGTCGACGAACGCACCGCGCAGCTCGAAGGCAAAAAAACCTGA
- a CDS encoding LapA family protein, which translates to MKYLMWLLKAAIFFTLFAFALNNQQDTTVHFFFGTAWRAPLVLVVLASFALGLAIGALGMVPRWWKHRVAARRALATPSMLESSTTQHGL; encoded by the coding sequence TTGAAATACCTCATGTGGCTGCTCAAGGCAGCCATTTTTTTTACGCTGTTCGCCTTCGCGCTGAACAACCAGCAGGACACGACCGTCCACTTCTTCTTCGGCACGGCGTGGCGCGCGCCGCTGGTGCTCGTGGTGCTGGCGTCCTTCGCCCTGGGCCTGGCCATCGGCGCCCTGGGCATGGTGCCGCGCTGGTGGAAGCATCGTGTCGCGGCGCGTCGCGCACTCGCCACCCCTTCCATGCTCGAATCCAGCACCACGCAACATGGACTTTGA
- the lapB gene encoding lipopolysaccharide assembly protein LapB encodes MDFDLSWVLWGLPIAFVLGWLASRLDLRQLRIENRQAPKAYFRGLNFLLNEQQDQAIDAFIEAVQKDPDTTELHFALGNLFRRRGEYERAVRVHEHLLSRADLSRAERHRAQHALALDFLKAGLLDRAEEALRKLEGTAYEGQALLALLAIYERSRDWPQASEIAHKLDASGQGNFSGRQAHYLCEQAAAAPPERAEQLLREAMQAAPGSPRPAIDLAALQRRAGDAQAAFKTLTRAIEEAPPAVPLIAKPLTDAAIASGSQAQALELLQKNYRASPSLDVLEAIVALEPDTDAARALYVKHLEREPSLVAASKWLAQEKLEHEQFHPLVQGALDHAVKPLTRYRCAACGFEAKQHFWQCPGCQAWDSYPARRVEEL; translated from the coding sequence ATGGACTTTGACCTGAGCTGGGTCTTGTGGGGCCTGCCCATCGCTTTCGTGCTGGGCTGGCTGGCGTCGCGCCTGGACCTGCGCCAGCTGCGCATCGAGAACCGCCAGGCGCCCAAGGCGTACTTCCGCGGCCTGAACTTCCTGCTCAACGAACAGCAGGACCAGGCGATCGACGCGTTCATCGAGGCCGTCCAGAAGGACCCGGACACCACCGAACTGCACTTCGCCCTGGGCAACCTGTTTCGCCGGCGCGGCGAGTACGAGCGCGCGGTGCGCGTTCACGAACACCTGTTGTCACGCGCGGACCTGAGCCGCGCCGAACGTCATCGGGCGCAGCACGCGCTGGCGCTCGACTTCCTCAAGGCCGGCCTGCTGGATCGCGCCGAGGAAGCGCTGCGCAAGCTCGAAGGCACGGCGTACGAGGGTCAGGCGCTGCTCGCCCTGCTGGCCATCTACGAGCGCTCGCGCGACTGGCCCCAGGCTTCCGAGATCGCCCACAAGCTCGACGCATCCGGGCAGGGCAATTTCAGCGGGCGCCAGGCCCACTACCTGTGCGAGCAGGCTGCGGCCGCGCCGCCGGAACGGGCCGAACAGCTGCTGCGCGAGGCCATGCAGGCCGCACCCGGCTCCCCGCGTCCCGCCATCGACCTCGCGGCCCTGCAGCGTCGCGCGGGCGATGCACAGGCGGCCTTCAAGACCTTGACCCGCGCGATCGAGGAAGCCCCGCCGGCCGTGCCGCTGATCGCCAAGCCCCTCACCGACGCCGCCATCGCCTCCGGCAGCCAGGCGCAGGCCCTGGAGCTCCTGCAGAAGAACTACCGTGCCTCTCCTTCGCTGGACGTCCTCGAGGCCATCGTGGCGCTGGAGCCGGACACCGATGCGGCGCGCGCCCTCTACGTGAAGCACCTGGAGCGCGAACCTTCGCTCGTGGCCGCCAGCAAGTGGCTCGCGCAGGAAAAGCTGGAGCACGAGCAGTTCCACCCGCTGGTTCAGGGCGCGCTGGACCACGCGGTCAAGCCGCTCACCCGCTACCGCTGCGCCGCGTGCGGCTTCGAGGCGAAGCAACATTTCTGGCAATGCCCGGGCTGCCAGGCCTGGGACAGCTATCCCGCGCGTCGGGTCGAGGAACTATGA
- the rfaE1 gene encoding D-glycero-beta-D-manno-heptose-7-phosphate kinase: MNPSKQQLAKARVLVVGDAMLDRYWHGAVDRISPEAPVPVVKVTREEERIGAAANVAYNVATLGAQASFLGVVGDDEPGHRLEQLLRDTGIAAHLKRDPGLRTTVKLRVIGRHQQLLRMDFENEPDHEALASQTEEFARLAPVHDAVLFSDYGKGGLAHIPSMIAAARAAGKSVLVDPKGSDYSRYAGASLITPNRLELQQVVGSWRSDDELREKAQALRATLRLDAVLVTLGEDGMTLFDATGDSHVQAQAREVFDVTGAGDTVIATFAALVATGMAPRDAMPLANKAGGIVVGKFGTATVSYEELFS; encoded by the coding sequence ATGAATCCCAGCAAGCAGCAACTCGCCAAGGCGCGCGTGCTCGTGGTCGGCGACGCCATGCTCGACCGCTATTGGCACGGCGCGGTCGACCGCATCTCGCCCGAGGCGCCCGTGCCGGTGGTGAAGGTGACGCGCGAGGAGGAGCGCATCGGCGCCGCCGCGAACGTCGCGTACAACGTGGCGACGCTGGGGGCGCAGGCGAGCTTCCTCGGCGTGGTCGGCGACGACGAACCGGGCCACCGGCTCGAGCAGCTGCTGCGCGACACCGGCATCGCCGCACACCTCAAACGGGACCCGGGCTTGCGCACCACGGTGAAGCTTCGCGTGATCGGCCGCCACCAGCAGCTCCTGCGCATGGACTTCGAGAACGAACCCGACCACGAAGCCCTCGCCTCGCAGACGGAGGAGTTCGCGCGGCTCGCGCCGGTGCACGACGCCGTGCTCTTCTCCGACTACGGCAAGGGCGGCCTCGCCCACATCCCCTCGATGATCGCCGCCGCGCGCGCCGCGGGAAAGTCCGTGCTGGTCGACCCGAAGGGCTCCGACTATTCGCGCTACGCGGGCGCCTCGCTCATCACGCCCAACCGGCTGGAGCTGCAGCAGGTCGTCGGCTCGTGGCGGAGCGACGACGAGTTGCGCGAGAAGGCGCAGGCCCTGCGCGCCACGCTGCGGCTGGACGCCGTGCTCGTCACGCTCGGCGAAGACGGGATGACCCTGTTCGACGCCACCGGCGACTCGCATGTGCAGGCGCAGGCGCGCGAAGTGTTCGACGTGACGGGCGCGGGCGACACCGTGATCGCCACCTTCGCCGCCCTGGTCGCGACGGGCATGGCGCCGCGCGACGCCATGCCGCTCGCCAACAAGGCCGGCGGCATCGTGGTGGGCAAGTTCGGCACCGCCACCGTTTCCTACGAGGAGCTCTTCTCATGA
- the rfaD gene encoding ADP-glyceromanno-heptose 6-epimerase yields the protein MTRVVVTGAAGFIGSNIVKGLNARGIDDIIAVDDLTQGDKFRNLADLRIADYADADLFYDLFAEGYFGKVEAVFHEGACSDTMETDGKYMMDNNYTLSVGLFNACRERGTRLLYASSAATYGGSETFRESPEFELPLNVYGYSKLLFDQRMRRECGEDFRKTQRQVAGFRYFNVYGPREQHKGRMASVAFHQFNQFRAEGKVKLFGEYGGYGPGEQMRDFVFVDDVVAVNLWFFDHPDKSGIFNLGTGRAQPFNDVAVAVVNALASPAQPLDAAGAAAKGLIEYVQFPDALRGKYQCFTQADLTALRAAGCDHAFADVATGVASYMASLAR from the coding sequence ATGACCCGTGTCGTCGTCACCGGAGCCGCGGGCTTCATCGGCAGCAACATCGTCAAGGGGCTCAACGCGCGCGGGATCGACGACATCATCGCCGTGGACGACCTGACGCAGGGCGACAAGTTCCGCAACCTCGCGGACCTGCGCATCGCCGATTACGCCGATGCCGACCTCTTCTACGACCTCTTCGCCGAAGGCTACTTCGGCAAGGTCGAAGCCGTCTTCCACGAGGGCGCGTGCAGCGACACGATGGAGACCGACGGCAAGTACATGATGGACAACAACTACACCTTGTCGGTGGGCTTGTTCAACGCATGCCGGGAACGCGGCACGCGCCTGCTCTACGCGTCGTCGGCGGCGACCTACGGCGGCTCCGAGACGTTCCGGGAATCGCCGGAGTTCGAGCTCCCGCTCAACGTCTACGGCTACTCCAAGCTCCTGTTCGACCAGCGCATGCGGCGCGAGTGCGGCGAGGATTTCAGGAAGACCCAGCGCCAGGTCGCGGGCTTCCGGTACTTCAACGTCTACGGCCCGCGCGAGCAGCACAAGGGCCGGATGGCGAGCGTGGCCTTCCACCAGTTCAACCAGTTCAGGGCCGAGGGCAAGGTGAAGCTCTTCGGTGAGTACGGGGGTTACGGCCCCGGCGAGCAGATGCGGGACTTCGTCTTCGTCGACGACGTGGTCGCGGTGAACCTGTGGTTCTTCGACCATCCGGACAAGTCCGGCATCTTCAACCTCGGCACCGGTCGCGCGCAGCCCTTCAACGACGTGGCGGTGGCGGTCGTCAACGCACTGGCGTCGCCGGCCCAGCCGCTCGACGCCGCAGGCGCGGCCGCGAAGGGATTGATTGAATACGTGCAATTCCCCGATGCGCTGCGCGGCAAGTACCAGTGCTTCACGCAGGCCGACCTCACGGCCTTGCGCGCCGCCGGCTGCGACCACGCGTTCGCCGATGTAGCCACGGGTGTCGCCAGCTATATGGCCTCGCTCGCCCGCTGA
- a CDS encoding ComEA family DNA-binding protein, with protein sequence MLKKILAVLAMLYAFAAFAATDVNKASAAELDGIKGIGPGISTKILDERKKGAFKDWQDFIDRVKGVGENNAAKFSAEGLTVNGATFKGVAASPTAKKDDKPAAKAEEKKAAASAAMKEEKKDAKADAKAQAKAKKEADKKAKAEAKAEAKAQKADAAKPAASAAKPAASAASAKK encoded by the coding sequence ATGCTCAAGAAAATCCTGGCCGTGCTGGCCATGCTCTACGCCTTCGCCGCCTTTGCAGCCACCGACGTGAACAAGGCCTCCGCCGCCGAGCTGGACGGCATCAAGGGCATCGGCCCGGGCATCTCCACCAAGATCCTGGACGAGCGCAAGAAGGGCGCCTTCAAGGACTGGCAGGACTTCATCGACCGCGTGAAGGGCGTGGGAGAGAACAACGCGGCGAAATTCTCCGCCGAGGGCCTGACGGTCAATGGCGCCACCTTCAAGGGTGTGGCCGCTTCGCCCACCGCGAAGAAGGACGACAAGCCCGCCGCCAAGGCCGAGGAGAAGAAGGCCGCAGCCTCCGCGGCGATGAAGGAAGAGAAGAAAGACGCCAAGGCCGATGCGAAGGCGCAAGCCAAGGCGAAGAAGGAAGCCGACAAGAAGGCCAAGGCGGAGGCCAAGGCAGAAGCAAAGGCCCAAAAGGCCGACGCGGCCAAGCCCGCCGCGAGCGCTGCCAAGCCTGCTGCCAGCGCCGCCAGCGCGAAGAAGTAA